The Halobellus sp. MBLA0158 genome has a window encoding:
- a CDS encoding HAD family hydrolase gives MVSDAPADYDFWLFDLDGTLVDAEWSYTREVFDRVGDRIGREFTDREAEVLWHGLGGARDPQLREWGIDPEEFWPAFHAVEDPQARAEATYLHDDAAALVADLVAAGRPVGVVTHCQAFLAEPVIDHLDVGDWFDAFVSCTPELGWKPDPAPVRHAIERLGRNPDTPGRGVLAGDGASDVGAAWNAGLDGIHVERHSPDRRGRCVLADYRVSSFDDLPLGPDRDVAADGGVSDPVRK, from the coding sequence ATGGTCTCCGACGCTCCCGCCGACTACGACTTCTGGCTGTTCGACCTCGACGGCACGCTCGTCGACGCCGAGTGGTCCTACACCCGCGAGGTGTTCGACCGGGTCGGCGACCGGATCGGCCGGGAGTTCACCGACCGCGAGGCCGAGGTCCTCTGGCACGGCCTCGGCGGCGCGCGGGACCCGCAGCTCCGCGAGTGGGGGATCGACCCCGAGGAGTTCTGGCCGGCGTTCCACGCGGTCGAGGACCCGCAAGCCCGCGCGGAGGCGACCTACCTCCACGACGACGCCGCGGCGCTCGTGGCCGACCTCGTCGCCGCCGGCCGGCCGGTCGGCGTCGTGACCCACTGCCAGGCGTTCCTGGCCGAGCCCGTGATCGACCACCTCGACGTCGGCGACTGGTTCGACGCCTTCGTCTCCTGCACGCCGGAACTCGGCTGGAAGCCCGACCCCGCGCCCGTCCGTCACGCGATCGAACGGCTCGGACGGAACCCCGATACGCCGGGAAGAGGCGTCCTCGCGGGCGACGGCGCAAGCGACGTCGGCGCGGCCTGGAACGCGGGGCTCGACGGCATCCACGTCGAGCGGCACTCGCCGGACCGGCGCGGCCGCTGTGTCCTCGCGGACTACCGCGTCTCGTCGTTCGACGACCTCCCGCTGGGCCCCGACCGCGACGTCGCCGCCGACGGCGGCGTCAGCGACCCCGTTCGGAAATAG
- the lwrS gene encoding LWR-salt protein codes for MRAAYVFRVTVRLRARDDVAVTPATVETVAEVEAADPGEEGWLLFRDALWRGEVNDEAHARDLAESWVAAPVERVNFSELRLDEAYRTALADAIESQPEAFGGDGPREVLHRHLGSSLRVIDG; via the coding sequence GTGCGCGCCGCGTACGTCTTCCGCGTCACGGTCCGTCTGCGGGCCCGCGACGACGTGGCCGTCACCCCCGCGACCGTCGAGACGGTCGCCGAGGTCGAGGCCGCCGACCCCGGCGAGGAGGGCTGGCTGCTCTTCCGCGACGCGCTCTGGCGCGGCGAGGTGAACGACGAGGCGCACGCTCGCGATCTGGCCGAATCGTGGGTCGCGGCGCCGGTCGAGCGTGTGAATTTCAGCGAGCTCCGCCTCGACGAGGCGTACCGGACGGCGCTGGCGGACGCCATCGAGTCCCAACCCGAGGCGTTCGGCGGCGACGGCCCCCGCGAGGTGCTTCACCGGCACCTCGGCTCCAGTCTGCGAGTCATCGACGGGTGA
- a CDS encoding 4a-hydroxytetrahydrobiopterin dehydratase yields MAELLSDDEIRTRLPGEWERDGDEIVRTYEFDDYLSGIAFVTQVGEVAEEEFHHPEIRVGYKEVEVRLTSHEEGGITGQDIRLANLFDAEY; encoded by the coding sequence ATGGCCGAGCTACTCTCAGACGACGAGATCCGGACGCGACTCCCCGGCGAGTGGGAGCGCGACGGCGACGAGATCGTCCGAACCTACGAGTTCGACGACTACCTCTCGGGCATCGCCTTCGTCACCCAGGTCGGCGAGGTCGCCGAAGAGGAGTTCCACCACCCGGAGATCCGCGTGGGCTACAAGGAGGTCGAGGTGCGCCTGACGAGCCACGAGGAGGGCGGGATCACCGGCCAGGACATCCGACTGGCGAACCTCTTCGACGCCGAGTACTGA
- the hemA gene encoding glutamyl-tRNA reductase, which produces METGVICGARVSHDRASVDQIEAAAGEDVRTVIEDLLSRDGVSEAFAIQTCNRAEVYVVADSVAAGRRALAPFESSVDDDVVVETGHEESLVHLMRVAAGLESLVLGEDQILGQFKRAVETARGLGALGPILETGLTKAVHVGERARTETEINEGVTSIGSAAVRLVETEADLVGATALVVGAGEMGKLTAEALADAGVAELIVANRTVPHAEHLAETVDTEARAIPIDGVGDVLPDATIVVTATSHPEYLLDSGDVDGAGETLLIDLAQPRDVDPDAATVDEVVVHDIDALESVTEETREIRQDAAEAVEAMIDEEFDRLLDAYKRRQADEAISTMYEAAERVKSREVETALSRLEAHSDGDLSEEEREIVESMADALVGQLLSAPTKSLREAAVEDDWSTIQTAMALFNPEFGDAPTGRTGAGSNDPERGDSEVPQYVLESISDD; this is translated from the coding sequence ATGGAAACCGGAGTGATCTGTGGCGCTCGTGTGTCGCACGACAGGGCTAGCGTCGACCAGATCGAAGCCGCGGCGGGCGAGGACGTCCGCACGGTGATCGAGGATCTGTTGAGTCGCGACGGCGTCAGCGAGGCGTTCGCCATCCAGACGTGCAACCGCGCCGAGGTCTACGTCGTCGCCGACAGCGTCGCCGCCGGGCGGCGCGCGCTCGCCCCGTTCGAATCGAGCGTCGACGACGACGTGGTCGTCGAGACGGGCCACGAGGAGAGCCTCGTCCACCTGATGCGCGTCGCCGCGGGGCTTGAGTCGCTCGTCCTCGGCGAGGACCAGATCCTCGGCCAGTTCAAGCGCGCGGTCGAGACCGCCCGGGGACTCGGCGCCCTCGGTCCGATCCTGGAGACCGGGCTGACCAAGGCCGTCCACGTCGGCGAGCGCGCCCGGACCGAGACCGAGATCAACGAGGGCGTGACCTCGATCGGCTCGGCGGCCGTCCGGCTGGTCGAGACGGAGGCCGACCTCGTGGGCGCGACCGCGCTCGTCGTCGGCGCCGGCGAGATGGGCAAGCTCACCGCCGAGGCGCTGGCCGACGCGGGCGTGGCCGAACTGATCGTCGCCAACCGCACGGTGCCGCACGCCGAGCACCTCGCGGAGACGGTCGACACCGAGGCCCGCGCGATCCCGATCGACGGCGTCGGCGACGTCCTGCCGGACGCGACGATCGTCGTCACCGCGACGAGCCACCCCGAGTACCTCCTCGACTCCGGGGACGTCGACGGCGCGGGCGAGACGCTGCTCATCGACCTCGCCCAGCCGCGCGACGTCGACCCCGACGCCGCGACCGTCGACGAGGTCGTCGTCCACGACATCGACGCCCTGGAGTCGGTCACAGAGGAGACCCGCGAGATCAGACAGGACGCCGCCGAGGCGGTCGAAGCGATGATCGACGAGGAGTTCGACCGGCTGCTCGACGCCTACAAGCGCCGGCAGGCAGACGAGGCGATCAGCACGATGTACGAGGCCGCAGAGCGGGTGAAGTCCCGGGAGGTCGAGACGGCCCTCTCGCGGCTCGAAGCGCACTCCGACGGCGACCTCTCCGAGGAGGAACGCGAGATCGTCGAGTCGATGGCGGACGCGCTCGTCGGACAGCTGCTCTCGGCGCCGACGAAGAGCCTCCGCGAGGCCGCCGTCGAGGACGACTGGTCGACGATCCAGACGGCGATGGCGCTCTTCAACCCCGAGTTCGGCGACGCTCCGACCGGCCGTACGGGTGCCGGATCGAACGACCCCGAGCGCGGCGACTCCGAGGTCCCGCAGTACGTTCTCGAGAGCATCTCCGACGACTGA
- a CDS encoding precorrin-2 dehydrogenase/sirohydrochlorin ferrochelatase family protein — MIPLYHDFTGETVLVFGGGSVGARKARRFAAEARVVVVSPDFADADFGGAELVRALPDPDDVPAWFDRTEPALVVAATDSERVNDAVAAASRERGVLLNRADRSASVDGDEGNAESAAAVDDDGHRDVVVPATVEDGDVRVAISTGGRSPALAKHLRERIEDEIDGAEAMAELTADLRRELRASDLDPATRRDAIRAVVRDPEVWKALRTGASNPRQEATRVIRNTGGDRWKPE; from the coding sequence ATGATCCCCCTGTACCACGACTTCACCGGCGAGACGGTGCTGGTCTTCGGCGGCGGCTCAGTCGGCGCGCGGAAGGCGCGTCGCTTCGCCGCGGAGGCGCGAGTCGTCGTCGTCAGTCCCGACTTCGCCGACGCCGACTTCGGCGGCGCGGAGTTGGTTCGCGCTCTCCCGGATCCGGACGACGTCCCCGCGTGGTTCGACCGGACGGAGCCCGCGCTCGTCGTCGCCGCGACCGACAGCGAGCGCGTGAACGATGCCGTCGCCGCGGCGAGTCGGGAACGCGGCGTCCTCCTCAACCGCGCCGACCGGAGCGCGAGCGTCGACGGCGACGAAGGGAACGCGGAATCGGCGGCCGCGGTCGACGACGACGGTCACCGCGACGTCGTCGTGCCCGCGACGGTCGAGGACGGCGACGTCCGGGTCGCGATCTCGACCGGCGGGCGGAGCCCCGCGCTCGCGAAGCACCTCCGCGAGCGGATCGAAGACGAGATCGACGGCGCGGAGGCGATGGCCGAACTGACGGCGGACCTGCGGCGGGAGCTACGCGCTTCCGACCTCGATCCGGCGACGCGTCGTGATGCGATTCGGGCGGTTGTGAGAGACCCGGAAGTTTGGAAGGCTTTACGTACGGGGGCGTCCAATCCCCGCCAAGAGGCGACACGCGTGATACGGAACACGGGGGGTGACCGATGGAAACCGGAGTGA
- the ahbB gene encoding siroheme decarboxylase subunit beta, whose protein sequence is MSDTAGEAALSDLDRAVINAFQGGFPVVERPFEPAAAALREREIDVTADELVERVRDLDEAGTLSRFGALVNAEEIGGTATLVAMHAPEERFEEVAEAVNAHREVAHNYEREHPHLNMWFVVSVADEDRVEEVLAEIEAETGQETYNLPKQEEFRVEAKFLVDGPIADGDVDRSDLGPDVTPEERKTLTPAERDLVVEIQGGLPITATPYADVADAIGQDTEWVVETIKRFEREGKVRRVGVVPNHYALGYTENGMTVWDVPDDRLATVGPAVASLPFVTHCYHRPRHEGVWPYNFFAMTHGRSEAESDRRIERVRETMEAHWDVDDGDWDTLFSTRILKKTGIRLDERAAANTE, encoded by the coding sequence ATGAGCGACACAGCCGGAGAGGCGGCGCTGTCGGACCTCGACCGCGCCGTCATCAACGCGTTCCAGGGCGGCTTTCCGGTCGTCGAGCGGCCGTTCGAGCCGGCCGCGGCCGCCCTCCGCGAGCGCGAGATCGACGTGACCGCGGACGAGCTCGTCGAGCGCGTCCGCGACCTCGACGAGGCGGGCACGCTGAGCCGCTTCGGGGCGCTCGTGAACGCCGAGGAGATCGGCGGGACCGCGACGCTCGTCGCGATGCACGCGCCCGAAGAGCGCTTCGAGGAGGTCGCCGAGGCGGTCAACGCCCACCGGGAGGTCGCGCACAACTACGAGCGCGAGCACCCGCACCTGAATATGTGGTTCGTCGTCAGCGTCGCCGACGAAGATCGAGTCGAGGAAGTCCTCGCCGAGATCGAGGCCGAGACCGGCCAGGAGACGTACAATCTGCCGAAGCAGGAGGAGTTTCGGGTCGAGGCGAAGTTCCTGGTCGACGGGCCGATCGCCGACGGCGACGTCGACCGCTCGGATCTCGGGCCCGACGTGACGCCCGAAGAGAGAAAGACCCTGACGCCGGCCGAGCGCGACCTCGTCGTCGAGATCCAGGGTGGACTGCCGATCACGGCGACGCCGTACGCGGACGTCGCCGACGCGATCGGCCAGGACACCGAGTGGGTCGTCGAGACGATAAAGCGCTTCGAGCGCGAGGGGAAGGTCCGCCGGGTCGGCGTCGTCCCGAACCACTACGCGCTCGGCTACACGGAAAACGGGATGACCGTCTGGGACGTCCCCGACGACCGCCTCGCGACGGTCGGTCCCGCCGTGGCGTCGCTGCCCTTCGTCACCCACTGCTACCACCGGCCGCGACACGAGGGCGTCTGGCCGTACAACTTCTTCGCGATGACCCACGGGCGCTCCGAGGCGGAGAGCGACCGCCGTATCGAGCGGGTGCGCGAGACGATGGAAGCGCACTGGGACGTCGACGACGGCGACTGGGACACGCTGTTCTCGACGCGAATCTTGAAGAAGACGGGCATCCGTCTGGACGAACGCGCGGCGGCCAACACCGAGTGA